From one Mesoplodon densirostris isolate mMesDen1 chromosome 19, mMesDen1 primary haplotype, whole genome shotgun sequence genomic stretch:
- the DNAAF3 gene encoding dynein axonemal assembly factor 3 isoform X3 has translation MTTPAGSGTGFGSVSWWGLSPAVDLQAESPPVDPDSQAVTEHGTPELNVLLLGSVDGRHLLRTLARAALWPRRRFRFYVLENNMEAVARHMLIFSLALEDPEKMGLQERSETFLEVWGNALLRPPVAAFVRAQAGRLARLVPEPDRLAEQLPWLSLGALKFRERDALEAVFRFWAGGEKGPEAFPMSRLWDSRLRHYLGSRYDARRGVSDWDLHMKLHDRGARVIHTSEFRRWRDTGVAFELRDSSAYHVPNRTLASGRLLSHRGERVAARGYWGDIVTGPFVAFGIEADDETLLRTSNGQPIKTAGEITQHNVTELFREMAAWGRTRAAQGDPAQVQGDADGSPEPVFPSPAAPVPESFTVHFLSLGSAQTLHHKSCYKGRFQLLYVACGMVHLLSPELGACVAPGGRLIVELAQFLVDLRQEQLQGFSTRVAELAQAAGFAPQPGARRSQTFERFYKAGDSAPSHKDPAVGSGTPPPGVLAPPLECPQ, from the exons ATGACCACACCAGCGGGCTCGGGCACTGGCTTCGGCTCTGTGTCCTGGTGGGGCCTGTCCCCGGCGGTTGACCTGCAAGCTGAGA GTCCTCCTGTGGACCCAGACTCACAGGCCGTTACAGAGCACGGGACCCCCGAGCTAAATGTGCTGCTGTTGGGCTCCGTGGATGGGCGACACCTGCTACGTACCCTGGCCCGGGCGGCTCTCTGGCCTCGAAGGAGGTTCCGT TTTTATGTGCTGGAGAATAATATGGAAGCTGTAGCCCGACACATGCTGATTTTCAGCCTAGCCCTGGAGGATCCTGAGAAGATGGGGTTGCAAG AGAGGAGCGAGACCTTCCTGGAGGTGTGGGGGAACGCGCTGCTGCGCCCCCCTGTGGCCGCCTTCGTGCGCGCCCAGGCCGGCCGCCTGGCTCGCCTCGTCCCGGAGCCCGATCGCCTGGCGGAGCAGCTGCCCTGGCTCAGCCTGGGCGCCCTGAAG TTCCGCGAGCGCGACGCCCTGGAGGCCGTGTTCCGTTTCTGGGCCGGAGGGGAGAAGGGGCCCGAGGCTTTCCCCATGAGCCGCCTGTGGGACTCGAGGCTGCGCCACTACCTGGGCTCCCGGTACGACGCCCGGCGCGGTGTCAGCGACTGGGACCTGCACATGAAGCTGCACGATCGCGGg GCCCGAGTCATCCACACCAGTGAGTTCCGGCGCTGGAGGGACACAGGAGTCGCCTTTGAACTCAGAGACTCCAGCGCTTATCACGTGCCCAACCGGACCCTGGCGTCCGGTCGCCTCCTGAGCCAC CGCGGGGAGCGCGTAGCAGCGCGCGGGTACTGGGGGGACATCGTCACGGGGCCCTTCGTGGCCTTCGGCATCGAAGCGGACGACGAGACCCTCCTGAGGACCAGCAACGGGCAACCTATCAAG ACCGCGGGCGAGATCACGCAGCACAACGTGACGGAGCTGTTTCGAGAGATGGCCGCCTGGGGGCGCACGAGAGCCGCCCAGGGAGACCCCGCGCAGGTGCAAGGCGACGCGGATGGAAGCCCGGAGCCTG TCTTCCCTTCCCCAGCAGCCCCTGTCCCGGAATCCTTCACTGTCCACTTCCTGTCCCTCGGTTCTGCCCAGACCCTTCACCACAAGAGCTGCTACAAGGGACGGTTCCAGCTTCTCTACGTGGCCTGTGG GATGGTCCACCTTCTCAGCCCTGAGCTCGGTGCCTGCGTGGCCCCCGGAGGACGCCTCATTGTCGAATTAGCCCA GTTCCTAGTGGACCTGCGTCAGGAGCAGCTGCAGGGGTTCTCCACCCGGGTCGCGGAGTTAGCACAGGCGGCTGGATTCGCCCCACAGCCGGGGGCCAGGCGCTCGCAGACCTTCGAGCGCTTCTACAAGGCCGGAGACTCTGCTCCCAGCCACAAGGACCCAGCTGTGGGATCTGGGACTCCGCCACCGGGAGTCCTGGCCCCGCCCCTTGAG TGTCCTCAGTGA
- the DNAAF3 gene encoding dynein axonemal assembly factor 3 isoform X1, whose amino-acid sequence MTTPAGSGTGFGSVSWWGLSPAVDLQAESPPVDPDSQAVTEHGTPELNVLLLGSVDGRHLLRTLARAALWPRRRFRFYVLENNMEAVARHMLIFSLALEDPEKMGLQERSETFLEVWGNALLRPPVAAFVRAQAGRLARLVPEPDRLAEQLPWLSLGALKFRERDALEAVFRFWAGGEKGPEAFPMSRLWDSRLRHYLGSRYDARRGVSDWDLHMKLHDRGARVIHTSEFRRWRDTGVAFELRDSSAYHVPNRTLASGRLLSHRGERVAARGYWGDIVTGPFVAFGIEADDETLLRTSNGQPIKTAGEITQHNVTELFREMAAWGRTRAAQGDPAQVQGDADGSPEPVFPSPAAPVPESFTVHFLSLGSAQTLHHKSCYKGRFQLLYVACGMVHLLSPELGACVAPGGRLIVELAQFLVDLRQEQLQGFSTRVAELAQAAGFAPQPGARRSQTFERFYKAGDSAPSHKDPAVGSGTPPPGVLAPPLEATNPPPEDLSQPLEGGIPPSEPLKRPSESQASLLEALVPPTGSQTPTPESLTVPPETNSPIPNF is encoded by the exons ATGACCACACCAGCGGGCTCGGGCACTGGCTTCGGCTCTGTGTCCTGGTGGGGCCTGTCCCCGGCGGTTGACCTGCAAGCTGAGA GTCCTCCTGTGGACCCAGACTCACAGGCCGTTACAGAGCACGGGACCCCCGAGCTAAATGTGCTGCTGTTGGGCTCCGTGGATGGGCGACACCTGCTACGTACCCTGGCCCGGGCGGCTCTCTGGCCTCGAAGGAGGTTCCGT TTTTATGTGCTGGAGAATAATATGGAAGCTGTAGCCCGACACATGCTGATTTTCAGCCTAGCCCTGGAGGATCCTGAGAAGATGGGGTTGCAAG AGAGGAGCGAGACCTTCCTGGAGGTGTGGGGGAACGCGCTGCTGCGCCCCCCTGTGGCCGCCTTCGTGCGCGCCCAGGCCGGCCGCCTGGCTCGCCTCGTCCCGGAGCCCGATCGCCTGGCGGAGCAGCTGCCCTGGCTCAGCCTGGGCGCCCTGAAG TTCCGCGAGCGCGACGCCCTGGAGGCCGTGTTCCGTTTCTGGGCCGGAGGGGAGAAGGGGCCCGAGGCTTTCCCCATGAGCCGCCTGTGGGACTCGAGGCTGCGCCACTACCTGGGCTCCCGGTACGACGCCCGGCGCGGTGTCAGCGACTGGGACCTGCACATGAAGCTGCACGATCGCGGg GCCCGAGTCATCCACACCAGTGAGTTCCGGCGCTGGAGGGACACAGGAGTCGCCTTTGAACTCAGAGACTCCAGCGCTTATCACGTGCCCAACCGGACCCTGGCGTCCGGTCGCCTCCTGAGCCAC CGCGGGGAGCGCGTAGCAGCGCGCGGGTACTGGGGGGACATCGTCACGGGGCCCTTCGTGGCCTTCGGCATCGAAGCGGACGACGAGACCCTCCTGAGGACCAGCAACGGGCAACCTATCAAG ACCGCGGGCGAGATCACGCAGCACAACGTGACGGAGCTGTTTCGAGAGATGGCCGCCTGGGGGCGCACGAGAGCCGCCCAGGGAGACCCCGCGCAGGTGCAAGGCGACGCGGATGGAAGCCCGGAGCCTG TCTTCCCTTCCCCAGCAGCCCCTGTCCCGGAATCCTTCACTGTCCACTTCCTGTCCCTCGGTTCTGCCCAGACCCTTCACCACAAGAGCTGCTACAAGGGACGGTTCCAGCTTCTCTACGTGGCCTGTGG GATGGTCCACCTTCTCAGCCCTGAGCTCGGTGCCTGCGTGGCCCCCGGAGGACGCCTCATTGTCGAATTAGCCCA GTTCCTAGTGGACCTGCGTCAGGAGCAGCTGCAGGGGTTCTCCACCCGGGTCGCGGAGTTAGCACAGGCGGCTGGATTCGCCCCACAGCCGGGGGCCAGGCGCTCGCAGACCTTCGAGCGCTTCTACAAGGCCGGAGACTCTGCTCCCAGCCACAAGGACCCAGCTGTGGGATCTGGGACTCCGCCACCGGGAGTCCTGGCCCCGCCCCTTGAGGCAACCAACCCTCCCCCCGAAGACCTGAGCCAGCCCCTTGAAGGCGGGATCCCACCCTCTGAACCCCTCAAACGGCCCTCAGAGTCTCAGGCTTCACTGTTGGAGGCTTTGGTTCCACCCACAGGGAGTCAGACCCCCACACCAGAGAGTCTGACTGTACCTCCAGAGACCAACTCCCCAATCCCTAACTTCTAA
- the DNAAF3 gene encoding dynein axonemal assembly factor 3 isoform X2, whose amino-acid sequence MTTPAGSGTGFGSVSWWGLSPAVDLQAESPPVDPDSQAVTEHGTPELNVLLLGSVDGRHLLRTLARAALWPRRRFRFYVLENNMEAVARHMLIFSLALEDPEKMGLQERSETFLEVWGNALLRPPVAAFVRAQAGRLARLVPEPDRLAEQLPWLSLGALKFRERDALEAVFRFWAGGEKGPEAFPMSRLWDSRLRHYLGSRYDARRGVSDWDLHMKLHDRGARVIHTSEFRRWRDTGVAFELRDSSAYHVPNRTLASGRLLSHRGERVAARGYWGDIVTGPFVAFGIEADDETLLRTSNGQPIKTAGEITQHNVTELFREMAAWGRTRAAQGDPAQVQGDADGSPEPAAPVPESFTVHFLSLGSAQTLHHKSCYKGRFQLLYVACGMVHLLSPELGACVAPGGRLIVELAQFLVDLRQEQLQGFSTRVAELAQAAGFAPQPGARRSQTFERFYKAGDSAPSHKDPAVGSGTPPPGVLAPPLEATNPPPEDLSQPLEGGIPPSEPLKRPSESQASLLEALVPPTGSQTPTPESLTVPPETNSPIPNF is encoded by the exons ATGACCACACCAGCGGGCTCGGGCACTGGCTTCGGCTCTGTGTCCTGGTGGGGCCTGTCCCCGGCGGTTGACCTGCAAGCTGAGA GTCCTCCTGTGGACCCAGACTCACAGGCCGTTACAGAGCACGGGACCCCCGAGCTAAATGTGCTGCTGTTGGGCTCCGTGGATGGGCGACACCTGCTACGTACCCTGGCCCGGGCGGCTCTCTGGCCTCGAAGGAGGTTCCGT TTTTATGTGCTGGAGAATAATATGGAAGCTGTAGCCCGACACATGCTGATTTTCAGCCTAGCCCTGGAGGATCCTGAGAAGATGGGGTTGCAAG AGAGGAGCGAGACCTTCCTGGAGGTGTGGGGGAACGCGCTGCTGCGCCCCCCTGTGGCCGCCTTCGTGCGCGCCCAGGCCGGCCGCCTGGCTCGCCTCGTCCCGGAGCCCGATCGCCTGGCGGAGCAGCTGCCCTGGCTCAGCCTGGGCGCCCTGAAG TTCCGCGAGCGCGACGCCCTGGAGGCCGTGTTCCGTTTCTGGGCCGGAGGGGAGAAGGGGCCCGAGGCTTTCCCCATGAGCCGCCTGTGGGACTCGAGGCTGCGCCACTACCTGGGCTCCCGGTACGACGCCCGGCGCGGTGTCAGCGACTGGGACCTGCACATGAAGCTGCACGATCGCGGg GCCCGAGTCATCCACACCAGTGAGTTCCGGCGCTGGAGGGACACAGGAGTCGCCTTTGAACTCAGAGACTCCAGCGCTTATCACGTGCCCAACCGGACCCTGGCGTCCGGTCGCCTCCTGAGCCAC CGCGGGGAGCGCGTAGCAGCGCGCGGGTACTGGGGGGACATCGTCACGGGGCCCTTCGTGGCCTTCGGCATCGAAGCGGACGACGAGACCCTCCTGAGGACCAGCAACGGGCAACCTATCAAG ACCGCGGGCGAGATCACGCAGCACAACGTGACGGAGCTGTTTCGAGAGATGGCCGCCTGGGGGCGCACGAGAGCCGCCCAGGGAGACCCCGCGCAGGTGCAAGGCGACGCGGATGGAAGCCCGGAGCCTG CAGCCCCTGTCCCGGAATCCTTCACTGTCCACTTCCTGTCCCTCGGTTCTGCCCAGACCCTTCACCACAAGAGCTGCTACAAGGGACGGTTCCAGCTTCTCTACGTGGCCTGTGG GATGGTCCACCTTCTCAGCCCTGAGCTCGGTGCCTGCGTGGCCCCCGGAGGACGCCTCATTGTCGAATTAGCCCA GTTCCTAGTGGACCTGCGTCAGGAGCAGCTGCAGGGGTTCTCCACCCGGGTCGCGGAGTTAGCACAGGCGGCTGGATTCGCCCCACAGCCGGGGGCCAGGCGCTCGCAGACCTTCGAGCGCTTCTACAAGGCCGGAGACTCTGCTCCCAGCCACAAGGACCCAGCTGTGGGATCTGGGACTCCGCCACCGGGAGTCCTGGCCCCGCCCCTTGAGGCAACCAACCCTCCCCCCGAAGACCTGAGCCAGCCCCTTGAAGGCGGGATCCCACCCTCTGAACCCCTCAAACGGCCCTCAGAGTCTCAGGCTTCACTGTTGGAGGCTTTGGTTCCACCCACAGGGAGTCAGACCCCCACACCAGAGAGTCTGACTGTACCTCCAGAGACCAACTCCCCAATCCCTAACTTCTAA
- the DNAAF3 gene encoding dynein axonemal assembly factor 3 isoform X4 produces the protein MSRLWDSRLRHYLGSRYDARRGVSDWDLHMKLHDRGARVIHTSEFRRWRDTGVAFELRDSSAYHVPNRTLASGRLLSHRGERVAARGYWGDIVTGPFVAFGIEADDETLLRTSNGQPIKTAGEITQHNVTELFREMAAWGRTRAAQGDPAQVQGDADGSPEPVFPSPAAPVPESFTVHFLSLGSAQTLHHKSCYKGRFQLLYVACGMVHLLSPELGACVAPGGRLIVELAQFLVDLRQEQLQGFSTRVAELAQAAGFAPQPGARRSQTFERFYKAGDSAPSHKDPAVGSGTPPPGVLAPPLEATNPPPEDLSQPLEGGIPPSEPLKRPSESQASLLEALVPPTGSQTPTPESLTVPPETNSPIPNF, from the exons ATGAGCCGCCTGTGGGACTCGAGGCTGCGCCACTACCTGGGCTCCCGGTACGACGCCCGGCGCGGTGTCAGCGACTGGGACCTGCACATGAAGCTGCACGATCGCGGg GCCCGAGTCATCCACACCAGTGAGTTCCGGCGCTGGAGGGACACAGGAGTCGCCTTTGAACTCAGAGACTCCAGCGCTTATCACGTGCCCAACCGGACCCTGGCGTCCGGTCGCCTCCTGAGCCAC CGCGGGGAGCGCGTAGCAGCGCGCGGGTACTGGGGGGACATCGTCACGGGGCCCTTCGTGGCCTTCGGCATCGAAGCGGACGACGAGACCCTCCTGAGGACCAGCAACGGGCAACCTATCAAG ACCGCGGGCGAGATCACGCAGCACAACGTGACGGAGCTGTTTCGAGAGATGGCCGCCTGGGGGCGCACGAGAGCCGCCCAGGGAGACCCCGCGCAGGTGCAAGGCGACGCGGATGGAAGCCCGGAGCCTG TCTTCCCTTCCCCAGCAGCCCCTGTCCCGGAATCCTTCACTGTCCACTTCCTGTCCCTCGGTTCTGCCCAGACCCTTCACCACAAGAGCTGCTACAAGGGACGGTTCCAGCTTCTCTACGTGGCCTGTGG GATGGTCCACCTTCTCAGCCCTGAGCTCGGTGCCTGCGTGGCCCCCGGAGGACGCCTCATTGTCGAATTAGCCCA GTTCCTAGTGGACCTGCGTCAGGAGCAGCTGCAGGGGTTCTCCACCCGGGTCGCGGAGTTAGCACAGGCGGCTGGATTCGCCCCACAGCCGGGGGCCAGGCGCTCGCAGACCTTCGAGCGCTTCTACAAGGCCGGAGACTCTGCTCCCAGCCACAAGGACCCAGCTGTGGGATCTGGGACTCCGCCACCGGGAGTCCTGGCCCCGCCCCTTGAGGCAACCAACCCTCCCCCCGAAGACCTGAGCCAGCCCCTTGAAGGCGGGATCCCACCCTCTGAACCCCTCAAACGGCCCTCAGAGTCTCAGGCTTCACTGTTGGAGGCTTTGGTTCCACCCACAGGGAGTCAGACCCCCACACCAGAGAGTCTGACTGTACCTCCAGAGACCAACTCCCCAATCCCTAACTTCTAA
- the TNNI3 gene encoding troponin I, cardiac muscle isoform X2, with the protein MEDWSDDVAGDPRPAPPPVRRRSSANYRAYATEPHAKKKSKISASRKLQLKTLMLQVAKQELEREAEERRGEKGRVLSTRCQPLELAGLGFADLQDLCRQLHARVDKVDEERYDVEVKVTKNITEIADLTQKIFDLRGKFKRPTLRRVRISADAMMQALLGTRAKESLDLRAHLKQVKKEDTEKENREVGDWRKNIDALSGMQGRKKKFEG; encoded by the exons ATGGAGGACTG GAGCGACGATGTG GCGGGGGACCCGCGCCCCGCGCCACCCCCTGTACGACGCCGCTCCTCAGCCAACTACCGCGCCTACGCCACGGAGCCGCACGCCAAG AAAAAGTCTAAGATCTCCGCCTCGAGAAAACTGCAGCTGAAG ACCCTGATGCTGCAGGTTGCGAAACAGGAGCTGGAGCGGGAAGCAGAGGAGCGGCGAGGAGAGAAGGGGCGCGTTCTGAGCACGCGGTGCCAGCCTCTGGAGCTGGCCGGGCTGGGCTTCGCGGATCTGCAG GACTTGTGCCGACAGCTCCACGCCCGCGTGGACAAAGTGGATGAGGAGAGATACGACGTGGAGGTGAAAGTCACTAAGAACATCACAGAG ATCGCAGATCTGACCCAGAAGATCTTTGACCTTCGGGGCAAGTTTAAGCGGCCCACTCTGCGTAGAGTGCGGATCTCTGCGGATGCCATGATGCAGGCACTGCTGGGGACCAGGGCTAAGGAGTCCTTAGACCTGCGGGCCCACCTCAAGCAGGTGAAGAAGGAGGACACGGAGAAG GAAAACCGGGAGGTAGGAGACTGGCGCAAGAACATCGATGCGCTGAGTGGAATGCAAGGCCGCAAGAAAAAGTTTGAGGGTTGA
- the TNNI3 gene encoding troponin I, cardiac muscle isoform X1, with protein MGMRGVASRRLKAGVGGGTKSGPGSRGRVLKLLPASSCGSSSLILPCSVLPRQKKSKISASRKLQLKTLMLQVAKQELEREAEERRGEKGRVLSTRCQPLELAGLGFADLQDLCRQLHARVDKVDEERYDVEVKVTKNITEIADLTQKIFDLRGKFKRPTLRRVRISADAMMQALLGTRAKESLDLRAHLKQVKKEDTEKENREVGDWRKNIDALSGMQGRKKKFEG; from the exons ATGGGAATGAGGGGCGTGGCTTCCCGTAGACTGAAGGCTGGAGTTGGAGGCGGGACTAAATCTGGACCTGGCTCGAGGGGGCGGGTTCTGAAGCTCCTCCCGGCGTCCTCCTGCGGATCCTCCTCGCTCATCCTTCCTTGCTCTGTCTTACCCCGGCAGAAAAAGTCTAAGATCTCCGCCTCGAGAAAACTGCAGCTGAAG ACCCTGATGCTGCAGGTTGCGAAACAGGAGCTGGAGCGGGAAGCAGAGGAGCGGCGAGGAGAGAAGGGGCGCGTTCTGAGCACGCGGTGCCAGCCTCTGGAGCTGGCCGGGCTGGGCTTCGCGGATCTGCAG GACTTGTGCCGACAGCTCCACGCCCGCGTGGACAAAGTGGATGAGGAGAGATACGACGTGGAGGTGAAAGTCACTAAGAACATCACAGAG ATCGCAGATCTGACCCAGAAGATCTTTGACCTTCGGGGCAAGTTTAAGCGGCCCACTCTGCGTAGAGTGCGGATCTCTGCGGATGCCATGATGCAGGCACTGCTGGGGACCAGGGCTAAGGAGTCCTTAGACCTGCGGGCCCACCTCAAGCAGGTGAAGAAGGAGGACACGGAGAAG GAAAACCGGGAGGTAGGAGACTGGCGCAAGAACATCGATGCGCTGAGTGGAATGCAAGGCCGCAAGAAAAAGTTTGAGGGTTGA
- the TNNT1 gene encoding troponin T, slow skeletal muscle isoform X3, which produces MSDAEEQEYEEVLREQPEVEEAAEEEEEEGEALDSAEEERPKPSRPVVPPLIPPKIPEGERVDFDDIHRKRMEKDLLELQTLIDVHFEQRKKEEEELVALKERIERRRAERAEQQRFRTEKERERQAKLVEEKMRKEEEEAKKRAEDDAKKKKVLSNMGAHFGGYLVKAEQKRGKRQTGREMKLRILSERKKPLNIDHMGEEQLRDKAQELSDWIHQLESEKFDLMEKLKQQKYEINVLYNRISHAQKFRKGAGKGRVGGRWK; this is translated from the exons ATGTCGGACGCCGAAGAGCAGGAATATGAGGA GGTCCTCAGGGAGCAGCCTGAAG tAGAGGAGgctgctgaggaggaggaggaggaaggtgaGGCCCTGGACTCCGCAG AAGAGGAGCGCCCCAAGCCAAG CCGGCCCGTGGTACCTCCGCTGATACCCCCAAAGATCCCAGAGGGGGAACGTGTGGACTTCGAT GACATCCACCGGAAGCGCATGGAAAAAGATCTGCTGGAGCTGCAGACGCTCATTGACGTGCATTTTGAACAgcggaagaaagaggaagaggagctcGTGGCGCTAAAAGAGCGCATT GAGCGGCGCCGGGCGGAGAGAGCTGAGCAACAGCGCTTCAGAACCGAGAAGGAGCGCGAGCGTCAGGCTAAGCTGGTG GAGGAGAAGATgcggaaggaagaggaagaggccaAGAAGCGGGCTGAGGATGACGCCAAAAAGAAGAAGGTTCTGTCCAACATGGGGGCCCATTTTGGGGGTTACCTGGTCAAG GCAGAACAGAAGCGGGGTAAGCGCCAGACAGGGCGTGAGATGAAACTGCGCATCTTGTCGGAGCGTAAAAAGCCTCTGAACATCGACCACATGGGAGAAGAACAGCTCCG GGACAAGGCCCAGGAACTGTCGGACTGGATCCACCAGTTGGAGTCCGAGAAGTTTGACCTGATGGAGAAGCTGAAGCAGCAGAAATATGAG ATCAATGTTCTGTACAATCGCATCAGCCACGCCCAGAAGTT CCGGAAGGGGGCCGGGAAGGGCCGCGTTGGAGGCCGCTGGAAGTGA
- the TNNT1 gene encoding troponin T, slow skeletal muscle isoform X4 translates to MSDAEEQEYEEVLREQPEVEEAAEEEEEEEEERPKPSRPVVPPLIPPKIPEGERVDFDDIHRKRMEKDLLELQTLIDVHFEQRKKEEEELVALKERIERRRAERAEQQRFRTEKERERQAKLVEEKMRKEEEEAKKRAEDDAKKKKVLSNMGAHFGGYLVKAEQKRGKRQTGREMKLRILSERKKPLNIDHMGEEQLRDKAQELSDWIHQLESEKFDLMEKLKQQKYEINVLYNRISHAQKFRKGAGKGRVGGRWK, encoded by the exons ATGTCGGACGCCGAAGAGCAGGAATATGAGGA GGTCCTCAGGGAGCAGCCTGAAG tAGAGGAGgctgctgaggaggaggaggaggaag AAGAGGAGCGCCCCAAGCCAAG CCGGCCCGTGGTACCTCCGCTGATACCCCCAAAGATCCCAGAGGGGGAACGTGTGGACTTCGAT GACATCCACCGGAAGCGCATGGAAAAAGATCTGCTGGAGCTGCAGACGCTCATTGACGTGCATTTTGAACAgcggaagaaagaggaagaggagctcGTGGCGCTAAAAGAGCGCATT GAGCGGCGCCGGGCGGAGAGAGCTGAGCAACAGCGCTTCAGAACCGAGAAGGAGCGCGAGCGTCAGGCTAAGCTGGTG GAGGAGAAGATgcggaaggaagaggaagaggccaAGAAGCGGGCTGAGGATGACGCCAAAAAGAAGAAGGTTCTGTCCAACATGGGGGCCCATTTTGGGGGTTACCTGGTCAAG GCAGAACAGAAGCGGGGTAAGCGCCAGACAGGGCGTGAGATGAAACTGCGCATCTTGTCGGAGCGTAAAAAGCCTCTGAACATCGACCACATGGGAGAAGAACAGCTCCG GGACAAGGCCCAGGAACTGTCGGACTGGATCCACCAGTTGGAGTCCGAGAAGTTTGACCTGATGGAGAAGCTGAAGCAGCAGAAATATGAG ATCAATGTTCTGTACAATCGCATCAGCCACGCCCAGAAGTT CCGGAAGGGGGCCGGGAAGGGCCGCGTTGGAGGCCGCTGGAAGTGA
- the TNNT1 gene encoding troponin T, slow skeletal muscle isoform X1 codes for MSDAEEQEYEEVLREQPEVEEAAEEEEEEVLASPPAPSPAPEEPEPVDEREEERPKPSRPVVPPLIPPKIPEGERVDFDDIHRKRMEKDLLELQTLIDVHFEQRKKEEEELVALKERIERRRAERAEQQRFRTEKERERQAKLVEEKMRKEEEEAKKRAEDDAKKKKVLSNMGAHFGGYLVKAEQKRGKRQTGREMKLRILSERKKPLNIDHMGEEQLRDKAQELSDWIHQLESEKFDLMEKLKQQKYEINVLYNRISHAQKFRKGAGKGRVGGRWK; via the exons ATGTCGGACGCCGAAGAGCAGGAATATGAGGA GGTCCTCAGGGAGCAGCCTGAAG tAGAGGAGgctgctgaggaggaggaggaggaag TCCTCGCTTctcctcccgccccctccccagcccccgagGAGCCGGAGCCGGTGGATGAGCGAG AAGAGGAGCGCCCCAAGCCAAG CCGGCCCGTGGTACCTCCGCTGATACCCCCAAAGATCCCAGAGGGGGAACGTGTGGACTTCGAT GACATCCACCGGAAGCGCATGGAAAAAGATCTGCTGGAGCTGCAGACGCTCATTGACGTGCATTTTGAACAgcggaagaaagaggaagaggagctcGTGGCGCTAAAAGAGCGCATT GAGCGGCGCCGGGCGGAGAGAGCTGAGCAACAGCGCTTCAGAACCGAGAAGGAGCGCGAGCGTCAGGCTAAGCTGGTG GAGGAGAAGATgcggaaggaagaggaagaggccaAGAAGCGGGCTGAGGATGACGCCAAAAAGAAGAAGGTTCTGTCCAACATGGGGGCCCATTTTGGGGGTTACCTGGTCAAG GCAGAACAGAAGCGGGGTAAGCGCCAGACAGGGCGTGAGATGAAACTGCGCATCTTGTCGGAGCGTAAAAAGCCTCTGAACATCGACCACATGGGAGAAGAACAGCTCCG GGACAAGGCCCAGGAACTGTCGGACTGGATCCACCAGTTGGAGTCCGAGAAGTTTGACCTGATGGAGAAGCTGAAGCAGCAGAAATATGAG ATCAATGTTCTGTACAATCGCATCAGCCACGCCCAGAAGTT CCGGAAGGGGGCCGGGAAGGGCCGCGTTGGAGGCCGCTGGAAGTGA
- the TNNT1 gene encoding troponin T, slow skeletal muscle isoform X2, whose product MSDAEEQEYEEEQPEVEEAAEEEEEEVLASPPAPSPAPEEPEPVDEREEERPKPSRPVVPPLIPPKIPEGERVDFDDIHRKRMEKDLLELQTLIDVHFEQRKKEEEELVALKERIERRRAERAEQQRFRTEKERERQAKLVEEKMRKEEEEAKKRAEDDAKKKKVLSNMGAHFGGYLVKAEQKRGKRQTGREMKLRILSERKKPLNIDHMGEEQLRDKAQELSDWIHQLESEKFDLMEKLKQQKYEINVLYNRISHAQKFRKGAGKGRVGGRWK is encoded by the exons ATGTCGGACGCCGAAGAGCAGGAATATGAGGA GGAGCAGCCTGAAG tAGAGGAGgctgctgaggaggaggaggaggaag TCCTCGCTTctcctcccgccccctccccagcccccgagGAGCCGGAGCCGGTGGATGAGCGAG AAGAGGAGCGCCCCAAGCCAAG CCGGCCCGTGGTACCTCCGCTGATACCCCCAAAGATCCCAGAGGGGGAACGTGTGGACTTCGAT GACATCCACCGGAAGCGCATGGAAAAAGATCTGCTGGAGCTGCAGACGCTCATTGACGTGCATTTTGAACAgcggaagaaagaggaagaggagctcGTGGCGCTAAAAGAGCGCATT GAGCGGCGCCGGGCGGAGAGAGCTGAGCAACAGCGCTTCAGAACCGAGAAGGAGCGCGAGCGTCAGGCTAAGCTGGTG GAGGAGAAGATgcggaaggaagaggaagaggccaAGAAGCGGGCTGAGGATGACGCCAAAAAGAAGAAGGTTCTGTCCAACATGGGGGCCCATTTTGGGGGTTACCTGGTCAAG GCAGAACAGAAGCGGGGTAAGCGCCAGACAGGGCGTGAGATGAAACTGCGCATCTTGTCGGAGCGTAAAAAGCCTCTGAACATCGACCACATGGGAGAAGAACAGCTCCG GGACAAGGCCCAGGAACTGTCGGACTGGATCCACCAGTTGGAGTCCGAGAAGTTTGACCTGATGGAGAAGCTGAAGCAGCAGAAATATGAG ATCAATGTTCTGTACAATCGCATCAGCCACGCCCAGAAGTT CCGGAAGGGGGCCGGGAAGGGCCGCGTTGGAGGCCGCTGGAAGTGA